The region TCATAAATAATTCTGAATACGTGATTAGTTCTTAATAAcaaataggacttttggaacaaaAGTTTCTTACAAAAAGTAGGACTTTTGGAACAAAGGTTCCTCACCAAAAATATCAACTCAATTCTCATTTCatcatatcaattctcatggcatcataacatgatccattctcattacataaatcacacatgttccatacaaagcagGTTAATGTATCATTCATGTGACTATTTGTCAGTTGTACACACCACAGTACGATTACATCCAAGCATTACTATCTAACTCATTTCATTACTTAACTTATCTTTCTAAGTCATTTACCTAGTATTCACCTAGGTTTACATCACTCATAAGTTTTAATCTTATACTTACACAATCAACATACAATATTTCACAATATAGTTCATGAATACACATAATATTTCATTACCAAAACATAGATAATAAATGTAGTACAAACATGTTTTTCTTATCCTCAATTTATGAAGCATTGGACTACCTTTCCAATATGTTCGACCTCACGTTTATCGTAGTTACCATTCCCGTTTTATGGTGGATACAAGGAAATAATTTGTAAACACACATAATAGTATAATACCAACAATCAAGTTATAATTCACTTATAAGCATGATTCTATCTTACCAAGCAATAGAGCATTGAACTAGCTTTCCAACGCAAATGACCGGGCCTCATTCCGAGTTACGAAACTCATTTTAGAGTGAAAACAAGGGAACCAATCGATTATTGTTATGGCTCAACCGATTGGATCAACATTCTGCCACGATTTTTCACTAAAATGGAatggaccaatcgattggtccatggtgccaatcgattgacacctgAAACATTTATAAAAATGACATTTCTAAACACTCTTTCTTCCATATTTAACATCCTTAAACCATCCTCACTTATACCCATTCATGTCCTCATATTTTCTAGCATGGATTCATGAATTTTGTGTCACTATCCAACAAGATTAACATCAACCAAACACAACATCATGGTTCCAACACAACAACACAACATGGTACCAATCTCAATATGAATCAACACCAAGAATCATGAAGCACTACCTATCATCATATTCAATCAACATAGCTCACACAAATCATTTTGCAACAATAATCAAACACAAATATCGTCATCATCATCAATCTATAGTTAGAGCAAGAatacacaaaccctaagtttTCTCCAAGACTAAACTACCTAGAAACTCATCTTGAATCAAGAAGAtggtgaagatgatgaagaatatgagatgatgatgatgaagaatatgagatgatgatgatgatgatatggTGAAGATGATGAATGTTTTCATGGCTTTTCTCTTATTCttccttccttcctcttcttctcttctttctttttcccacgctttccttttcttttcttcttcctGATACTTTAtctttttcctttctttcttatccgtacaaatatatatacataatatataaatataatatagTGTTATTTCTTATCCgtacaaatatatatacataatatataaatataatatagTGTTATGTAATGATACAAAATATTCTCAAGTGATATTCTTATCTTTTAATTTCAATTGATCAATTATTAATGTTATGAAAATGTCCTTTattgtacttattaatattggtctgtctattttattaataattaatctcttaaGAGTTCATTGGTTACTCTATTGGTGCCAACTGACAATATTTAGAGCATATAGAAACTATAATTGTTCCAACTGACAAGAGATAAAGTACATAGCAACTCAATTAGTGTCAACTCAtaactaattgagcatttaatGGAATATGAGATCTTACAATGAGAGAAAGAATAtaactaattgagcatttaatGGAATATGAGATCTTACAATGAGAgaaagaatatatatatatatatatatatatatatatatatatatatatatatatatatatatatatatatatatatatatatatatatatatatttcaaaaaccaaaattgATTCAATATTTATATTTActcaaaagaaagaaaaaaaagacaACTTATCAAActaaaagagaaaaaaaatgaaaaagtgACATGACGTCGTTATTACCGAGTTACAAATAGATTTCTAATTAATCACTTTCGGCGAGTTCCATATCTTTCATGTTTGCTTCAGTCCCTCACCGGAAAACTCATAGCCATTCCTTGAACACCGAACCTCGATCTAGTTACCTATTCCTCTCAACTCCAACCTCTTACACCtaccaactgtttgataaaatCTCTCAACCAAACACGTCGCACAAATTACCACCGTTTAACTATGAGATCAAACCAATAGGCCACGTGTTATGTGATTTTGTCCTAAACTCATTCTCCACCCTCCCAAAATTCAGGAATCCTTACCTTTTGTTACTGCTTTCACAATGACAAACAAATTTCTCTCCACTCCTCTTTCAACTTTCTTCAAATTGAGACGAACCTTAACTTCAATTCCCCAACGTTTATCTCCTCACCTTAAAATTCAACATTCATCACCACCCTTTGCACCACCGTATGATATTGATAATCTCTGTCATGGTTACCCTACCTGCTATTATTATTCTTCACTTGGGTTTCTCAGATTTTGCAGAAAAAGTTTATGTTCAAAACCTGCAGAGAAATTCCAAACCACATGCTGGAATTGCCACGGTGTTCCTCAATCAACACCTTTCCTGTTCTGCCAATCATGTTGCTGCATTCAGGCTGTTGATCATTCGATTGACTATTTCGAAATTTTCGGGACGTAAGTTTTGGGGTTTTCTTTTGTTGTTCTTGGTTGCTGAAATTGTTCATAAAGTTTTGATCTTTATGGGCTGACAAAATATGGTTTGTAATTTGTTGATTTTAAGCACACATTGTTTTACTAGGAAGGTGAAAGTTGATGTAGTAAGGAGGGTAATTGAAACAACTAGAGGTAAAGGTAGAGGTAGACCTAGAAAATCTATAAGAAATTATTAAGAAATACATAAAGATTAAGGATTTGGACATAAACATGGTCACATTGAAGCGAAAGTTGAAGCGAAAATTGATCCATGTAGCCAACTCCACTTAGTGGGATAAGATGGGTTATAGTTGTTGTTTATTTTTGGAATTGTTATACGTACTACGCAAGTGATTGAGCTATACAGCCTATACTAGTTAATGAGCATCGGTTGAAGACTAGGGAAAACCCAAGAACAAATTCTGACTTAATTAAGTTTACTTACCTCCAGACCAAACTGAAGATTAACCTGAGAATCTGAGGGTTGAGACAGAAAAACTTGTTATACATTTCTGTGCAATGTCTTTCATGAAACTGCAAGATGAAATTTTATTCTCTTACATGTCATAAGTGTGTTTGTAATATTTCTGACATGTTTTAAGTTTTTGTAATGGGGAAAAAGAAATCTAATGATTTGTTTTTGTATGAAACTGAACAGTATAATAAATAAGTTGAGAAActtaaaagaattttttttctgTAAATTTTTAAACAGGGAGAAGAAGTATGATGTAGAGGGTATTGATTTGGAGCGGAAGTACAAGGAGTGGCAAAAGAAACTGCATCCTGATTTAGTGCATTCTAAATCTCAGGTTTGTCTTACTGAGATATCCTTTCCTCTTCCTTTTTATTTCATATTCTACTTCGACCttattttttactttttgttttgaATTGGGGTGGGTGAGGTAGTGAAGTTGAATGTGTTTTTGGAGATGCTAAcaatttttgttttatttgctTCAATTTGTTAGAAAGAAAAAGATTTTGCTGCTGCACAATCAGCAAGAGTGATTGATGCATACCGTACACTTAGCAAGCCTTTGTCAAGAGGGATTTACATGGTAAGCATATTTCCACAGCAAGATTCAAATTGATGACACATTATTACATGAGCGAAAATCTCTACAGAATTTGAACATATTTAAAAATTCAATGGTTAAAATACATCTATCATGaagaatttttttatttgatCCTAGAAACAAATTCAATATGTCATGAACAAGTTTGTTATTTGATCATAGTTATATACCCTCTTTACTGTTCCTTCTTGATTGATACAAAGTTATGATACACCATATTTTGTTAGCTGAAGCTCAAAGGAGTGGAAATTGATGAGGAGCAGACAATTTCAGATCCAGAATTACTAGCAGAGGTGAGTAAAGCTTATTTCGTCTTCAATGTGAAATTTCTTTTGAACCTCATTAAGCAAATTAAGAGTGAAACAAGTGCCTCACAAGACAAATGGAGAGTTATTCTCTTTGAAACTTGAATCACAACTCATTAATTGAGTCTTTTATCAAACTCAGAAGTAAAACTATCTAAAGAATGAAAAAAATAGTCTCTGGACAATTGTGATGGTTAATTACAACAGCTCAACTTTTCTTTTTGGGtctcttttcttaaataaaatgACTTTTTTCCAAAATATAAAGTAGGACTCTGGAACTTAATTGGTAAGGGTTAATTTCtatcccttatctctttttaCACTCTTCTACACAAGGAAAATCTAATCCCATTCTGTTGCCAAAATTTATTGCAGATTATGGAAATCAGGGAAGAAGTTGAAGAAGCAACTAACTCCGAGGCTCTGAATCACATTCGCTCCCAGGTAGGTCTAGAAATTCCAATTTGCTCAAGGTGGAAGTCCTATGCTGCAAATAGATTTCATAATCAGTTAAAATGTAGATTTTGAATTATGATTACTTTGATGTTGTTTCTTCATACCATCCTTTGATTGTTCATCCAGATGCAGGAGAAACTACAAAATTGGTCTAATGCCTTTGCTGATGCTTTTAAAAGACGGGACTTTGAAGAAGCCAAGAATGTAATTAGGAGAATGACTTATTATAGTCGTGTAATTGAGGAAGTTGTGAAGAAGCtttgatgtttttttttttaaagaacAGAATAATAACACCATTTGATTAATAATCAAATAAGTAATACAAGAAGATGATTCATGGTTGATAGAAATTGTAACAACTAAGTATGTAATTAGTGTTATTATATATTTTGAAATATAACAACTACTACTGCCAATGCCATTGAGCACTCTTTCAGCATTAATGAAGGTTCTTTACAAAAATGGATGGAAGTAAAagcatgattttttttttgtaaagAGTCTAATAATCGGAATTTTCCCTCTTAACTGAATAAATGGATGTCACATATTCAAACCCGTACTCCTGCAATGAGATGGACACTCAACTACTACCTAGCTAAATTAACAGGACTCAAAGCATGAATTCTTAATCTATActatattataaataaaattttgaaaacAATTAAATATCTTCAACATTCTCCAATGACTTTTAATCCTTGAAGTTTAATACATAATTTCAAGTTCTTATTACATAATGATCtaaatattttaatattaaacAAGATTTTAAAATTCTTATATGTTCTTTATAGCTTGACTCAAATCTTTTGTGAGCTATTTGTTTGATCTATAACATATGCATGAtaacacatcatcaacatatcTTTAAGACTATTCAATAAGACAAATCTTTCAAGTTCACTTGCACTTTCAACCTTGACTCATCTCATGTCACAAGAAAAACTCTAAATGGCATAAATCCAACAACTTCCAAAGGCCAAGCAAAGAAATCAACTTATGAGCTTGCGCTTTCTGATCATTTCTGATTTTTGTTGCAACACAGCACGTGCTAAACCTTGTTTCCCTTCTCTATTCAACCCATAAAAAACTGTTCGAAAGTTAATAGTACTAGGAACAATCCCACTCTCCAACATGTAAGAAATAAGTTCCTTTGCTTCTTCAGATCTTCCAACTTTGCACAGACAAGAAAGAAACATAGAATATGTTTTAAAATCAGGAAATGGTCCTTTAAATTTCATAAGGTAGAACAAATTCCATGCGTCATTAAACCTCCCCATGTTCATGTACCCGCGTATAAGCGCAGAATATGTAACAACATTTGGTTGATAACCCAATTCTTGCATTTCCTGATAAATCTCAGTAGCTTTTTCAACCTGTTTCTCTTTAAAGAAATGCACTATTAATGATGTGTAAACATGGATGGTAGGTTTTATCCCCTCTTGTTTCATTGCATTCACCTTAGTTAATGCTTCTTCTAATTTACCCTTTTGTAATAAACCATGTATTATACTTCCAGAAGTTAGCTTTTCTACACAAGATTTCTCTGCTCCAACCTCTTCAACTAATTTCAACGCTTCTTCTACTTTTCCAGCTCTACAAAGAGCTCTTATAAACAAAGAGTAGCTAAGGGGAACTGTGTAGCCGGATTTTTGAAGTGAATCTATGCATTTCCTAGCTTCTGAGATCCTACCCATTTCACATAAACAACCAAGATAGGTTTCAATCAATTCTTTGTCGGGGACATGTCCTGAATTGATCATCTCATTATATATTTTGAGAGCATCGTCGATTTTCCTTCCTTTCCTCCCACACAAGGCGATGATCAAAAACTTGTATGTACTCCTACTTGGACTATAACCATCGGCTTTCATCTCGTTGAAACAATTCATGGCCATCTCTGTTAGTCCTGTTCGGCCGTAGAGCAATATCATGATTGTCCATGTTTCTGGTGTTATTGGATAATTATTTCTTCTCATTTCATAAAATAGGCTTCGCATGTGCTTGAAATCTTTCCCACATCCTGCGATTTTGATTGCAATATTGTATGATTCTACAGTGTGTCTGTAACCGGGTTGCTTTCCCACCCATGAAAAAAAGTTTAGCACGGTGTAACCATGCATTCTGCATATTTGCAATGTATCCATAACAAATTCTGGGGTGAACTCAATGTTGCTTTTCTCTAATTTTTCTTGGATTGAAGACCAGTGTAGAGAGGATGAGAGTATCCTACAGACATCGCAAACATCTTGCTCACGGTAAGTCTTAAGAATTGGATGTAGTGATGAGCAATCTACCTTCTCTAACTTTGTTTGGCCAACTCCTTTATCTTCTCCCAACTCGCTTATCAACGACACTTGTTTTTCAGACTCGTTGAAATTTTCAGGAACAAGTTTAGAGGCTGAATGCATCTGTTGGACTTTCTCTTTTAAAGCAGGCTCCCCTTTGTTCTCCATGTAAGTTATAACCCAATGAAATACTTCATCTTTGATTACAATCTTCGAAGCCTGCATTTCATACAATACTTTGATAATGTCATTTGTCCTTGAAGCCTTACAAAGCTCCTTAACAAATACCGAATATGATTTCCAGGTAGGCTTGATGCCTTGACACTCCATACTCTTGAAAATTTTCCATGCTTCGGATATACGATTTTGTGAAACATGGCCGGCAACCATGGCTGTTATAGCTACGCTATCTGGTTTAATTCCTTTTCGCAGCATCTCGTCGTACAACATGCAAGCTTCTTCATACCTACTCAACCTAAAGAGATGCTGTATCAGTTCTGTATATGTGGAAACCGTAGGCATATAACCGGATTCATTCATATTTTGAAACACATCAAGTGCCATGCGAACATCATTTCTCCTTAAATACCCGTTTATTATAATTCCGTGAATGTTCCCATCAACAATGTCCCTTCTCTTCATAATTTCAACAATCTCTAAAGCATCTGAAATCCTGCCTTCTTTACACAGCCCTCTCACCAATGTCTCAAAATATCCAGGTTCAAGAACTACATCTTTATATTTGAGGTCACGAATCAATTCCAAAGCCTCTTTAATCCTCCCAGAAATACAAAAGCTCTTAAGCATACATCCGAGAACACTCCTCTCTGGCATCAGACTCAACCGCATCATGTCATTTCCAAGCAAACTAACAGCTGCAACATCTCCTGATTTTGCCATACAATTCATGAGCATCTTATACAACGTTACATCATCAAGTACAATGTCCTTCCGGACCATATCATTATAAAACTCCATAGCAATATCCCCCTTACCCGAACTGCAAAGCAAACGAATTACCGTTTTATACGAAACAGCATCAGGTTCACAGCCAAACTTTTGCATATTTTCAAAAGCCAACAAAGCTTCACTGATTTTCTTACCCTTCCCATACTGCGATACAAGAATGGTCCACGTATTAACATCCTTCTGAACTCCACATTCATCCATTTCCTCTGCCAACTTCTTCACCAACCCAAACTCCTTAGCTTCACCAGCAAGGCACAACATGGTATTATAAGTCTGCGTTGTATGACTAAACCCATCCTTAACCTTCAACCAATTGAAAACCCTCAAACCCAAATGCGGCATTTTGAAGCACCTTTTAAACACTCTGTCAAAAGCCTCAACATTCAATTCACAATAACCCATATTCTCTAACCTCTCTTCCACAGAAACAGAACAATTTTCTCCTCGAATTATTTCCGTAATTTCACCCACCATCTTACATATATCTTCTTCTCCCATTTTACTCACTCGGGTATCTTCCAAAACAGGAAAGCTTTCATCTTTACCAGCTCCCACTTTCTCTTCAGCATTTTCACAAACACGTTCAGTGCAATCATGTTTCTCCTTAAAACCAACTTGTGTATCCCGAATTTCAAACGGAAACAAAAACCCAGATGGAGAATGGTCTGGGAACACAGTATCAGACCCTAAAATCTCAGTAATCTCGTTAAAAAGTGAACGCGAGGCGTCAATGTCTGAGTTGGAAAGTtgttgtgttgttttgttgaAGGTAGAAAGATGAAAAACACGGTGAGAGTGTGAAAGAAAGTAGGAATCAAAGAATTGGAGTTTGTTTTTCAATGCTCTCATGTCTTGCAATTTTGAAAATGTAATAGACTGTTACGCGTGTTAGGGTTTATGCGAAGAAGAAAACACGATGAAGTTGTAATAGAAATAAGATATTTTTAATAGTttacttgagatatttgttaaGAAGCACCTGTGGCCTAATGGATAAGGCGTTTGACTTCTAATCAAGCGATTGTGGGTTCGAGTCCCACCAGGTGTGAATGCTTCTTAGCTTTAGAAAAATCATCCAAATCAAATAACAAATATTAAATGCTATGTAAGAATCTAACATTAAAATTGAATATAGTAAATTCAACAATGATAACAAAATTAATTAACGATTCTTAAGATTATAAAAGTTTTATATTTTCGTCGAGACACGAGGGAGGAGATGTTATTTCAATTTTGGATTTTTTTCACTCCTTGCAAAATGTGTTAATTTAAAAAGTGCAACTCTCCGGTTCAAACAAACTCATTTGTTCACTAGTTTTATCGCTAAACCGTCCGGATCACACTAGCTTCCATCATATCAATTGCATATTTGCATAAATAAAAATACTAAGCTAACATGTAATTTACCGAAAGTAAACGAGATAGATATAGATATAATAGTATGATCTATACTAGTTTGTCCACAATTGTCATCACAAGGGGATCAATCATTTTGTTGTTCTCCCAGTATATGTTAATTGGATGTATAAGAgatttttatttataaaaaaactCATCTACCAAGTTCCTAAGAGATCAATTACAAAGCACTTGCAAAATTGTCtaatttcaaatttcaaatttcttGAAAACAGAGACTCTAAGACCACTCAAGATTTTAAAATCTTGAAAATAATCATTCAATCTAGACACTAATCAATCCATCAATATCTTTATCCAGATATAGTATTGATTTTTCTCCCTTAGAATCCTTGAGATTACTCCTTGAAGAAACTTCTCTCGTCTAAGAGGAGAAAAAGTTTGAACTTCTTTTTATTTGGAGACTAAAAATCATTTGATCTCCTTTATATTTAGAATAAAACAATTACACTACCTTAGTGAATTCCTCACAACATAAAATCTAAAAAATGATCAAATCTAAAAGtgtttaattattttttatagaGAAAATGGAGTTTGAGAGATGGAAGTTTCTAAATCCTTGAATGCAAATAATGTCCAATAAATAATTATATAGGTGACCCAATAGAAACACTAAAACATGTTGAAATTAGTGACAATGACCAATTGAATCATTTCAACTAGTGCCAAACATACATtaacaaatgccaacttacatAAAACTTAATATAACTTTTCCCTCGTTGATAACATAAAACTTAAGAATCTAACATTAAAATTGAATATAGTAAATTCAACAATGATAACAAAATTAATTAACGATTCTTAAGATTATAAAAGTTTTATATTTTCGTCGAGACACGAGGGAGGAGATGTTATTTCAATTTTGGATTTTTTTCACTCCTTGCAAAATGTGTTAATTTAAAAAGTGCAACTCTCCGGTTCAAACAAACTCATTTGTTCACTAGTTTTATCGCTAAACCGTCCGGATCACACTAGCTTCCATCATATCAATTGCATATTTGCATAAATAAAAATACTAAGCTAACATGTAATTTACCGAAAGTAAACGAGATAGATATAGATATAATAGTATGATCTATACTAGTTTGTCCACAATTGTCATCACAAGGGGATCAATCATTTTGTTGTTCTCCCAGTATATGTTAATTGGATGTATAAGAgatttttatttataaaaaaactCATCTACCAAGTTCCTAAGAGATCAATTACAAAGCACTTGCAAAATTGTCtaatttcaaatttcaaatttcttGAAAACAGAGACTCTAAGACCACTCAAGATTTTAAAATCTTGAAAATAATCATTCAATCTAGACACTAATCAATCCATCAATATCTTTATCCAGATATAGTATTGATTTTTCTCCCTTAGAATCCTTGAGATTACTCCTTGAAGAAACTTCTCTCGTCTAAGAGGAGAAAAAGTTTGAACTTCTTTTTATTTGGAGACTAAAAATCATTTGATCTCCTTTATATTTAGAATAAAACAATTACACTACCTTAGTGAATTCCTCACAACATAAAATCTAAAAAATGATCAAATCTAAAAGtgtttaattattttttatagaGAAAATGGAGTTTGAGAGATGGAAGTTTCTAAATCCTTGAATGCAAATAATGTCCAATAAATAATTATATAGGTGACCCAATAGAAACACTAAAACATGTTGAAATTAGTGACAATGACCAATTGAATCATTTCAACTAGTGCCAAA is a window of Lathyrus oleraceus cultivar Zhongwan6 chromosome 6, CAAS_Psat_ZW6_1.0, whole genome shotgun sequence DNA encoding:
- the LOC127092190 gene encoding iron-sulfur cluster co-chaperone protein HscB homolog isoform X2 → MTNKFLSTPLSTFFKLRRTLTSIPQRLSPHLKIQHSSPPFAPPYDIDNLCHGYPTCYYYSSLGFLRFCRKSLCSKPAEKFQTTCWNCHGVPQSTPFLFCQSCCCIQAVDHSIDYFEIFGTEKKYDVEGIDLERKYKEWQKKLHPDLVHSKSQKEKDFAAAQSARVIDAYRTLSKPLSRGIYMLKGVEIDEEQTISDPELLAEIMEIREEVEEATNSEALNHIRSQMQEKLQNWSNAFADAFKRRDFEEAKNVIRRMTYYSRVIEEVVKKL
- the LOC127092189 gene encoding putative pentatricopeptide repeat-containing protein At5g06400, mitochondrial, whose protein sequence is MRALKNKLQFFDSYFLSHSHRVFHLSTFNKTTQQLSNSDIDASRSLFNEITEILGSDTVFPDHSPSGFLFPFEIRDTQVGFKEKHDCTERVCENAEEKVGAGKDESFPVLEDTRVSKMGEEDICKMVGEITEIIRGENCSVSVEERLENMGYCELNVEAFDRVFKRCFKMPHLGLRVFNWLKVKDGFSHTTQTYNTMLCLAGEAKEFGLVKKLAEEMDECGVQKDVNTWTILVSQYGKGKKISEALLAFENMQKFGCEPDAVSYKTVIRLLCSSGKGDIAMEFYNDMVRKDIVLDDVTLYKMLMNCMAKSGDVAAVSLLGNDMMRLSLMPERSVLGCMLKSFCISGRIKEALELIRDLKYKDVVLEPGYFETLVRGLCKEGRISDALEIVEIMKRRDIVDGNIHGIIINGYLRRNDVRMALDVFQNMNESGYMPTVSTYTELIQHLFRLSRYEEACMLYDEMLRKGIKPDSVAITAMVAGHVSQNRISEAWKIFKSMECQGIKPTWKSYSVFVKELCKASRTNDIIKVLYEMQASKIVIKDEVFHWVITYMENKGEPALKEKVQQMHSASKLVPENFNESEKQVSLISELGEDKGVGQTKLEKVDCSSLHPILKTYREQDVCDVCRILSSSLHWSSIQEKLEKSNIEFTPEFVMDTLQICRMHGYTVLNFFSWVGKQPGYRHTVESYNIAIKIAGCGKDFKHMRSLFYEMRRNNYPITPETWTIMILLYGRTGLTEMAMNCFNEMKADGYSPSRSTYKFLIIALCGRKGRKIDDALKIYNEMINSGHVPDKELIETYLGCLCEMGRISEARKCIDSLQKSGYTVPLSYSLFIRALCRAGKVEEALKLVEEVGAEKSCVEKLTSGSIIHGLLQKGKLEEALTKVNAMKQEGIKPTIHVYTSLIVHFFKEKQVEKATEIYQEMQELGYQPNVVTYSALIRGYMNMGRFNDAWNLFYLMKFKGPFPDFKTYSMFLSCLCKVGRSEEAKELISYMLESGIVPSTINFRTVFYGLNREGKQGLARAVLQQKSEMIRKRKLIS
- the LOC127092190 gene encoding iron-sulfur cluster co-chaperone protein HscB homolog isoform X1, giving the protein MTNKFLSTPLSTFFKLRRTLTSIPQRLSPHLKIQHSSPPFAPPYDIDNLCHGYPTCYYYSSLGFLRFCRKSLCSKPAEKFQTTCWNCHGVPQSTPFLFCQSCCCIQAVDHSIDYFEIFGTEKKYDVEGIDLERKYKEWQKKLHPDLVHSKSQKEKDFAAAQSARVIDAYRTLSKPLSRGIYMLKLKGVEIDEEQTISDPELLAEIMEIREEVEEATNSEALNHIRSQMQEKLQNWSNAFADAFKRRDFEEAKNVIRRMTYYSRVIEEVVKKL